A single genomic interval of Halorubrum aethiopicum harbors:
- the malQ gene encoding 4-alpha-glucanotransferase produces the protein MRFDRSDGVFCHVTSLPGPHGIGDLGDGAAAFLSFLGDCGVDYWQVCPLGPTIGAAGESPYQSPSAFAGNPLLIDLEGLVDDGWLEADELEPVPDFPTDRVDYEAVREYKLPLLRTAFDRFESERAEDAAATGDAAAAFDAFREREPWAGEYALFRALSAARPEDTWIEWPEPLRTREPDALAAAREEHAETIRYHEFCQWTFDRQWAALRDRAAEAGVEIVGDVPIYVALDSADVWANPEAFRLDEGNRPAAVAGVPPNAGDDGQRWGNPVYDWERLAENDYGWWMERFRRLFDLADVARLDHFLGFVRYWAIPADADDPAAGEWRDGPGRALFEAVEREFGEAPFIAEDLGFEDARMDDLMADFGFPGMRVPQYANWTEAGNPYQPMHYPERVVGYTSTHDTDTWVGYYEDLDPEQRDALHYNLGYGGDRPIEWAIIDEVWSSEAILAMTTVQDLLGLGSEARFNEPGTVDGNWEWRVERDALSDDLAGRLRELGEFHVR, from the coding sequence ATGCGATTCGATCGCTCCGACGGAGTGTTCTGTCACGTCACGTCGCTTCCGGGGCCACACGGGATCGGCGACCTCGGCGACGGCGCGGCGGCGTTCCTCTCGTTTCTCGGGGACTGCGGCGTCGACTACTGGCAGGTGTGTCCGCTCGGTCCGACCATCGGGGCCGCCGGGGAGTCGCCGTACCAGTCGCCCTCGGCGTTCGCCGGCAACCCGCTGTTGATCGACCTGGAGGGGCTCGTCGACGACGGCTGGCTCGAGGCGGACGAGCTGGAGCCGGTCCCCGACTTCCCGACCGACCGGGTCGACTACGAGGCGGTCCGGGAGTACAAGCTCCCGCTGTTGCGAACCGCGTTCGACCGGTTCGAGTCGGAGCGGGCGGAAGACGCGGCGGCGACGGGAGACGCGGCGGCGGCGTTCGACGCCTTCCGCGAGCGGGAGCCGTGGGCGGGCGAGTACGCGCTGTTCCGCGCGCTCTCGGCCGCCAGACCGGAGGACACCTGGATCGAGTGGCCGGAGCCGCTCCGCACGCGCGAGCCGGACGCGCTCGCGGCGGCGCGGGAGGAGCACGCCGAAACGATCCGGTACCACGAGTTCTGCCAGTGGACGTTCGACCGGCAGTGGGCGGCCCTGCGCGACCGCGCCGCGGAGGCGGGCGTCGAGATCGTCGGCGACGTGCCGATCTACGTCGCGCTCGACTCCGCGGACGTGTGGGCGAACCCGGAGGCGTTCCGGCTCGACGAGGGGAACCGCCCGGCCGCGGTGGCGGGGGTGCCGCCGAACGCCGGCGACGACGGGCAGCGCTGGGGGAACCCCGTCTACGACTGGGAGCGGCTCGCCGAGAACGACTACGGTTGGTGGATGGAGCGGTTCCGCCGGCTGTTCGATCTCGCCGACGTCGCCCGGCTCGACCACTTCCTCGGGTTCGTGCGGTACTGGGCGATCCCCGCCGACGCCGACGACCCGGCCGCGGGCGAGTGGCGCGACGGACCGGGGCGGGCGCTCTTCGAGGCGGTCGAGCGCGAGTTCGGCGAGGCCCCCTTCATCGCGGAGGACCTCGGATTCGAGGACGCGCGGATGGACGACCTGATGGCCGACTTCGGCTTCCCCGGGATGCGGGTGCCCCAGTACGCGAACTGGACGGAGGCGGGCAACCCGTACCAGCCGATGCACTACCCCGAACGGGTGGTCGGCTACACCTCCACGCACGACACCGACACCTGGGTCGGCTACTACGAGGACCTCGATCCCGAGCAGCGCGACGCGCTCCACTACAACCTCGGGTACGGCGGCGACCGGCCGATAGAGTGGGCGATCATCGACGAGGTGTGGAGCTCGGAGGCGATCCTCGCGATGACGACCGTCCAGGACCTGCTCGGGCTCGGCAGCGAGGCCCGGTTCAACGAGCCCGGGACCGTCGACGGCAACTGGGAGTGGCGCGTCGAGCGCGACGCGCTGAGCGACGACCTCGCCGGGCGGCTCCGCGAGCTCGGCGAGTTCCACGTGCGGTGA